From the genome of Silurus meridionalis isolate SWU-2019-XX chromosome 12, ASM1480568v1, whole genome shotgun sequence, one region includes:
- the rtn4rl1b gene encoding reticulon-4 receptor-like 1b produces MFKRGCGLEFLLVLCGLELSWSCPRHCICYSAPSTISCQAHNFLSVPEGIPPHSERIFLQNNKIHRLMKGHLSPTTVTLWIYSNNITYIEPSTFEGFTLLEELDLGDNRYLRSLSPETFHGLSRLHALHLYRCGLSALPNSIFQGLRNLQYLYLQDNHLEYLQDEIFVDLHNLSHLFLHGNRLWSLHQNTFRGLRALDRLLLHHNQLQWVDRLAFHDLKRLTTLYLFNNSLTELSGECLAMLGALEYLRLNDNPWECDCKALSLWDWLKRFRGSTSTVGCVAPANLAGKDLKQLKKEDFPNCSGSESLHQSKTKLWAGTDKVSLKQEPQPAQPSQPRPHHPHLGEQFSSLPTPLPQPPPVINGVQAGIGDSPNAVTPQRPGRSRNCTRQRSRNGKGKGPNEVHTSKEMADKEFSSSDFTGKYDHTSPDSLTTRRKNKCTPRTTMRPPSGVQQATNMGNSQGLHLPVSCIVGLLVLLSARFIIQ; encoded by the exons GCTGTGGGCTTGAGTTCCTGCTGGTGCTCTGTGGGTTGGAGCTATCCTGGTCCTGCCCGCGCCACTGCATCTGCTACTCTGCTCCCAGCACAATCAGTTGCCAGGCCCACAACTTTCTGTCTGTCCCTGAGGGCATTCCCCCTCACAGTGAACGTATCTTCCTCCAGAATAACAAAATTCACCGGTTAATGAAGGGCCACCTAAGTCCCACTACAGTAACGCTGTGGATCTACTCCAACAATATCACCTATATTGAGCCCTCCACCTTTGAAGGGTTTACCTTGTTGGAGGAGCTAGACCTGGGAGACAACCGCTACCTACGTTCCTTATCTCCAGAGACCTTTCATGGGCTTTCCCGACTTCATGCTCTCCACCTGTACCGCTGTGGTTTGAGTGCACTGCCAAATAGCATCTTCCAGGGCCTTCGCAATCTGCAGTACTTATATTTGCAA GATAATCACTTAGAGTACCTGCAGGATGAGATCTTTGTGGACCTACACAACCTGAGCCATTTGTTTCTTCATGGGAACCGCCTGTGGAGCCTGCATCAGAATACCTTTAGAGGGCTGCGTGCCCTGGATCGGCTGCTGCTTCATCACAACCAGCTGCAGTGGGTTGATCGACTGGCTTTCCACGACCTAAAGCGCCTCACCACACTATATCTGTTTAACAACTCCCTGACAGAGCTATCTGGTGAATGCCTGGCCATGCTGGGGGCTTTGGAATATCTTCGCCTCAATGACAACCCTTGGGAATGTGACTGCAAGGCTTTGTCTCTTTGGGACTGGCTAAAGAGGTTCCGAGGTTCCACATCTACAGTTGGCTGTGTGGCCCCAGCCAATCTGGCAGGAAAGGACCTAAAGCAGCTGAAAAAAGAGGACTTCCCCAATTGCTCTGGATCAGAGTCACTGCACCAGAGCAAGACCAAGTTGTGGGCTGGAACAGACAAGGTTTCACTGAAGCAAGAGCCTCAACCTGCCCAGCCTTCACAACCACGCCCTCACCACCCGCACCTTGGGGAACAGTTTTCCTCTCTGCCCACACCTTTGCCTCAGCCTCCCCCTGTAATTAATGGAGTACAGGCAGGAATAGGAGATTCCCCAAATGCGGTGACTCCTCAGAGGCCTGGTCGTTCTCGGAACTGCACACGCCAACGGAGCAGGAATGGCAAAGGGAAAGGACCCAATGAGGTTCATACATCAAAGGAAATGGCTGACAAGGAGTTTTCCTCATCTGACTTCACTGGGAAATATGACCACACATCCCCTGACAGTTTGACGACACGGAGAAAGAATAAATGTACTCCCCGGACCACTATGCGTCCCCCCAGTGGGGTCCAGCAGGCCACCAACATGGGCAATTCCCAGGGGCTCCACCTCCCTGTCTCTTGTATTGTGGGACTTCTTGTGCTGCTAAGTGCTAGATTCATCATACAGTGA